A single region of the Glycine max cultivar Williams 82 chromosome 20, Glycine_max_v4.0, whole genome shotgun sequence genome encodes:
- the LOC100790934 gene encoding phytanoyl-CoA dioxygenase has protein sequence MGILSPEQLQFFNSQGYLVIESFACSDEIESMMKRMEQLVDDFDPSSTASIFSTKNQQQSTDNYFFDSAERISFFFEEKAFGNDGKLKQPKQLSLNKVGHALHEIEPAFKKFSSSEKVSSLMRSLGYKRPAVMQSMYIFKQPGIGGEVVPHQDNSFLYTEPQTCTGLWLALEDANILNGCLWTIPGSHKNGLVRRFLRDEDGVKFDRPSPSYDQKDFVPIEVKAGSLVVIHGDLIHQSFENQSPKSRHAYSLHVVDMVGCKWAPENWIRRKVEPEPLFVS, from the exons ATGGGGATACTTAGTCCAGAACAGCTCCAATTCTTCAACTCTCAAG GTTATCTTGTGATTGAATCTTTCGCATGTAGCGATGAGATTGAGTCCATGATGAAGAGGATGGAGCAGTTGGTAGATGACTTTGACCCTTCTTCCACCGCCTCTATTTTCTCCACCAAGAACCAG cAACAGTCGACTGATAATTACTTTTTCGACAGCGCCGAGAGGATTTCTTTCTTCTTCGagg AGAAAGCATTTGGTAATGATGGTAAGTTAAAGCAGCCGAAGCAATTGTCCCTTAATAAAGTTGGCCACG CTCTTCATGAGATTGAGCCAGCATTCAAAAAGTTTTCTTCTTCTGAGAAAGTTTCAAGTTTGATGCGCTCCTTAGGTTACAAGAGACCTGCAGTCATGCAGTCAATGTATATATTTAAG CAACCAGGCATTGGGGGTGAAGTAGTGCCACACCAGGATAACTCGTTCCTTTATACTGAACCACAAACATGCACCGGGCTGTGGCTGGCCCTAGAAGATGCAAACATATTAAATGGTTGCCTTTGGACAATACCTGGATCTCACAAAA ATGGGCTTGTTAGAAGATTCTTAAGAGATGAAGATGGTGTCAAATTCGATCGACCATCACCTTCTTATGATCAAAAAGATTTTGTTCCTATTGAAGTAAAAGCTGGGTCTTTGGTTGTCATCCATGGTGATCTTATCCACCAAAG CTTTGAAAACCAGTCTCCAAAATCAAGACATGCGTACAGCTTGCACGTGGTGGATATGGTTGGCTGCAAATGGGCACCAGAAAATTG GATCAGACGAAAAGTTGAGCCAGAACCACTCTTTGTAAGCTGA
- the LOC100527036 gene encoding 40S ribosomal protein S17, with amino-acid sequence MGRVRTKTVKKSSRQVIERYYSRMTLDFHTNKKLLEEVAIIPSKRLRNKIAGFSTHLMKRIQKGPVRGISLKLQEEERERRMDFVPDVSAINTDHIEVDKETLDMLHSLGINDIPGITQVDPVPVQQAFPFTRRY; translated from the coding sequence ATGGGTCGCGTGAGAACAAAAACGGTGAAGAAATCCTCCCGCCAGGTGATTGAGCGTTACTACTCGCGCATGACCCTCGACTTCCACACAAACAAAAAGCTTCTCGAAGAAGTGGCCATCATCCCTTCCAAGAGGCTGCGGAACAAGATCGCGGGTTTCTCCACGCATCTCATGAAGCGCATCCAGAAGGGTCCCGTTCGCGGCATCTCCCTCAAGCTCCAGGAGGAGGAGCGCGAGCGCCGCATGGACTTCGTCCCCGACGTCTCCGCCATCAACACCGACCACATCGAAGTCGACAAAGAAACCCTTGACATGCTTCATTCCCTCGGAATCAACGACATCCCCGGCATCACACAGGTTGACCCTGTTCCTGTTCAACAGGCCTTCCCCTTCACCAGGAGGTACTGA
- the LOC100788830 gene encoding WUSCHEL-related homeobox 1: MSDSFGSTFHSSTPNSTLNSHAPPKITTFCSIAQPYCICTHCNHILTFNHHVGNVAEEGTNSTGSHNNNLQSQQQQSTRWSPTPVQLLVLEELYRQGTKTPSAEQIQQIASQLRQFGKIEGKNVFYWFQNHKARERQKRRRREMEENNNNNISASSSGEGLKETGCGVKETKKWASTSNCSGHAEESAALDIAEKGSNGWTQFEGKDSIQVLMRRNIAEKQAKLQEIMEMPCFPPVTMEASTPTTSHRRTTHYNTQLLTPQNYNNLPSSVINRESLNYYGGEENAAPRTLDLFPHKRDDQHGISLAERKSSMFCASASMDTEVTSNNQFFEFLPLRN; the protein is encoded by the exons ATGTCTGATTCATTTGGTAGCACCTTTCACTCTTCCACTCCAAACTCCACCCTCAATTCCCATGCACCCCCCAAAATCACCACATTCTGCTCAATAGCCCAACCTTATTGCATTTGCACCCACTGCAaccacatcctcaccttcaacCACCATGTTG GTAATGTAGCAGAGGAAGGGACAAATAGCACAGGGTCCCATAATAATAATTTGCAGTCCCAGCAGCAACAAAGCACAAGGTGGAGTCCAACCCCAGTTCAGTTACTAGTCCTTGAGGAATTGTATAGGCAAGGCACAAAAACACCCTCAGCTGAACAAATTCAACAAATAGCTTCACAGTTACGCCAGTTTGGGAAGATTGAAGGGAAGAACGTGTTCTACTGGTTCCAGAATCACAAGGCCAGAGAGAGACAGAAGCGGCGTAGAAGGGAAATggaggaaaataataataacaatatttctgcttcttcttctggtgaag GGTTGAAAGAGACAGGTTGTGGAGTTAAAGAGACAAAGAAGTGGGCATCCACTTCAAACTGCAGTGGACATGCAGAG gaATCTGCTGCACTGGATATAGCAGAAAAGGGATCTAATGGGTGGACTCAGTTTGAGGGGAAAGACAGCATACAAGTTTTGATGAGGAGAAACATAGCCGAAAAACAAGCTAAGTTGCAGGAAATTATGGAAATGCCTTGTTTCCCTCCTGTTACTATGGAAGCATCAACTCCTACAACTTCACACAGAAGAACAACGCATTATAACACACAACTTTTAACCCCTCAAAACTATAATAATTTACCATCTTCAGTCATCAACAGAGAAAGTTTAAACTACTATGGTGGTGAAGAAAATGCAGCTCCTCGAACCCTTGACCTATTTCCACACAAGAGGGATGACCAACATGGAATTTCTCTTGCTGAGAGGAAATCATCTATGTTCTGTGCAAGTGCTTCTATGGACACTGAAGTCACCTCCAACAACCAGTTTTTTGAGTTTCTTCCTTTAAGAAACTGA